The Anolis sagrei isolate rAnoSag1 chromosome 10, rAnoSag1.mat, whole genome shotgun sequence genome has a window encoding:
- the LOC132763012 gene encoding protein eva-1 homolog C-like isoform X1: MPGSQLLSWLWIAETAVGFFYFSALLEAAPEFSGYLQKVLKNQTAHACDGKQLTIICPHRTSIAILSAFYGRRVPSQNLCPTSGDFSLESTECASATVRQKMMDECQDQRWCHFSVHSRVFGPDPCPGTHKYLVVSYKCRPANHRLKTVCEDEKLRLQCRNQSVLAIYSAVYGKPLRGKLECNSLNGTGADIECVAPDALRRVSRRCHRKQNCTILANKSTFGDPCFPGMKKQLRVSYTCVPRKLLEEVGRDSQEDPFAISDYTHGGWYTGPRLHKLQENLMIFTSSLETFGHMWGVPEKVGFYFLCGVSAGLVLLLLLFVPKVAFLQDLKEVFKATKPSDSLEMERTKLQDEPEEETRDDSSSDASFRHLTHLYHNSNNIFGPELTAALEGAAEQRSHKGEEIWIPKESSPYAIHKIKSATK; this comes from the exons ATGCCTGGATCTCAGTTGCTGAGTTGGCTTTGGATTGCTGAAACGGCAGTGGGTTTCTTCTATTTTTCAGCTTTGCTGGAGGCAGCGCCTGAGTTTTCAG GTTACTTACAGAAGGTTTTGAAGAACCAGACCGCACACGCTTGCGATGGGAAGCAGCTGACCATCATTTGTCCCCATAGGACCTCCATCGCCATCCTCTCTGCTTTCTATGGGCGCCGGGTGCCCAGTCAAAACCTTTGCCCCACCTCAGGGGACTTCTCTTTGGAAAGCACCGAGTGTGCGTCTGCCACAGTGCGGCAG AAAATGATGGACGAGTGTCAGGACCAGCGATGGTGCCATTTCTCTGTCCACAGCCGGGTGTTCGGACCCGACCCTTGTCCAGGAACCCACAAGTACTTGGTGGTTTCATACAAGTGTCGACCAG CCAACCACCGTTTGAAGACAGTATGTGAAGATGAGAAACTGAGGCTGCAGTGCCGAAACCAATCTGTCCTGGCCATCTACTCTGCCGTCTATGGGAAGCCTTTGCGAGGGAAGCTGGAATGTAATTCTCTGAATGGGACAGGAGCGGACATAG AGTGCGTGGCTCCAGATGCCTTAAGGAGAGTCTCCCGGAGATGCCACAGGAAGCAGAACTGTACTATCCTTGCAAATAAGTCCACCTTTGGTGACCCCTGCTTTCCTGGTATGAAGAAGCAGCTGAGAGTCTCCTACACTTGTG TGCCAAGGAAGTTGCTTGAAGAAGTGGGACGTGACTCCCAGGAAGACCCGTTTGCCATCTCGGATTACACACATG GTGGCTGGTACACCGGGCCAAGGCTGCACAAGCTCCAGGAAAATCTGATGATATTTACTAGTTCTCTGGAAACTTTTGGTCATATGTGGG gaGTTCCAGAGAAAGTTGGCTTTTATTTCCTGTGTGGGGTCTCTGCGGGGCtggtgctcctcctcctcctctttgtgcCCAAAGTGGCCTTCCTGCAGGATTTAAAGGAGGTCTTCAAGGCCACCAAGCCAAGCGACAGCTTGGAGATGGAGCGAACCAAGTTGCAGGATGAGCCGGAGGAAGAGACTCGCGACGACAGCTCCTCCGACGCTTCCTTCCGCCACCTCACCCACCTCTACCATAACTCCAACAACATCTTTGGGCCAGAGCTGACTGCGGCCCTGGAAGGAGCAGCAGAGCAGAGAAGCCACAAGGGAGAGGAAATCTGGATACCCAAGGAGTCCAGCCCATACGCCATCCACAAAATTAAGTCTGCCACTAAATGA
- the LOC132763012 gene encoding protein eva-1 homolog C-like isoform X2, with protein sequence MPGSQLLSWLWIAETAVGFFYFSALLEAAPEFSGYLQKVLKNQTAHACDGKQLTIICPHRTSIAILSAFYGRRVPSQNLCPTSGDFSLESTECASATVRQKMMDECQDQRWCHFSVHSRVFGPDPCPGTHKYLVVSYKCRPANHRLKTVCEDEKLRLQCRNQSVLAIYSAVYGKPLRGKLECNSLNGTGADIECVAPDALRRVSRRCHRKQNCTILANKSTFGDPCFPGMKKQLRVSYTCVPRKLLEEVGRDSQEDPFAISDYTHGVPEKVGFYFLCGVSAGLVLLLLLFVPKVAFLQDLKEVFKATKPSDSLEMERTKLQDEPEEETRDDSSSDASFRHLTHLYHNSNNIFGPELTAALEGAAEQRSHKGEEIWIPKESSPYAIHKIKSATK encoded by the exons ATGCCTGGATCTCAGTTGCTGAGTTGGCTTTGGATTGCTGAAACGGCAGTGGGTTTCTTCTATTTTTCAGCTTTGCTGGAGGCAGCGCCTGAGTTTTCAG GTTACTTACAGAAGGTTTTGAAGAACCAGACCGCACACGCTTGCGATGGGAAGCAGCTGACCATCATTTGTCCCCATAGGACCTCCATCGCCATCCTCTCTGCTTTCTATGGGCGCCGGGTGCCCAGTCAAAACCTTTGCCCCACCTCAGGGGACTTCTCTTTGGAAAGCACCGAGTGTGCGTCTGCCACAGTGCGGCAG AAAATGATGGACGAGTGTCAGGACCAGCGATGGTGCCATTTCTCTGTCCACAGCCGGGTGTTCGGACCCGACCCTTGTCCAGGAACCCACAAGTACTTGGTGGTTTCATACAAGTGTCGACCAG CCAACCACCGTTTGAAGACAGTATGTGAAGATGAGAAACTGAGGCTGCAGTGCCGAAACCAATCTGTCCTGGCCATCTACTCTGCCGTCTATGGGAAGCCTTTGCGAGGGAAGCTGGAATGTAATTCTCTGAATGGGACAGGAGCGGACATAG AGTGCGTGGCTCCAGATGCCTTAAGGAGAGTCTCCCGGAGATGCCACAGGAAGCAGAACTGTACTATCCTTGCAAATAAGTCCACCTTTGGTGACCCCTGCTTTCCTGGTATGAAGAAGCAGCTGAGAGTCTCCTACACTTGTG TGCCAAGGAAGTTGCTTGAAGAAGTGGGACGTGACTCCCAGGAAGACCCGTTTGCCATCTCGGATTACACACATG gaGTTCCAGAGAAAGTTGGCTTTTATTTCCTGTGTGGGGTCTCTGCGGGGCtggtgctcctcctcctcctctttgtgcCCAAAGTGGCCTTCCTGCAGGATTTAAAGGAGGTCTTCAAGGCCACCAAGCCAAGCGACAGCTTGGAGATGGAGCGAACCAAGTTGCAGGATGAGCCGGAGGAAGAGACTCGCGACGACAGCTCCTCCGACGCTTCCTTCCGCCACCTCACCCACCTCTACCATAACTCCAACAACATCTTTGGGCCAGAGCTGACTGCGGCCCTGGAAGGAGCAGCAGAGCAGAGAAGCCACAAGGGAGAGGAAATCTGGATACCCAAGGAGTCCAGCCCATACGCCATCCACAAAATTAAGTCTGCCACTAAATGA